In the Pyrolobus fumarii 1A genome, one interval contains:
- a CDS encoding class I SAM-dependent methyltransferase → MAREKLAPFIPSPLSVVYEALSLARLSPCDVLYDLGAGDGRVVVIAARDFRVKKAVGVEIDDGLVTIARIRAAEEGVADRVEIIEGDIFEVDVSDATVVYIYMYASINERLADKLERELKPGARVVTLDFPVPQWVPVRIRRVEDEAGRLRSIYLYVRGVSDAKIVTKAPVSRLYEFYSRLDPCNASTRNNEHSG, encoded by the coding sequence ATACCGTCGCCTCTCTCCGTTGTATATGAGGCGTTGAGCCTAGCGCGCTTATCGCCATGTGACGTTCTTTATGATCTTGGCGCGGGTGACGGGAGAGTAGTTGTCATAGCGGCTAGGGACTTCCGGGTCAAGAAGGCTGTGGGTGTAGAGATAGATGATGGGCTTGTTACTATTGCGAGGATTAGGGCAGCCGAAGAGGGTGTTGCAGATCGGGTAGAGATAATCGAGGGTGATATATTCGAGGTCGATGTTAGCGATGCTACAGTCGTCTACATCTACATGTATGCGAGTATCAACGAGAGACTGGCGGATAAGCTAGAGCGCGAGTTGAAGCCCGGTGCACGTGTCGTTACGCTAGATTTTCCGGTACCACAGTGGGTTCCCGTGCGAATACGTAGGGTTGAAGATGAGGCTGGAAGACTACGCAGCATATACCTCTACGTACGTGGAGTCAGCGATGCAAAAATTGTTACAAAGGCGCCGGTTAGCCGGCTGTACGAGTTCTACTCTAGACTCGACCCGTGCAACGCATCGACTCGGAACAATGAACATAGTGGCTAG